One Brassica napus cultivar Da-Ae chromosome C4, Da-Ae, whole genome shotgun sequence genomic region harbors:
- the LOC106400868 gene encoding nuclear poly(A) polymerase 2-like isoform X5 yields MVGTQALKSYGITKPLSVSGPSAADLKRNLELEKFLVDEGLYESKEETMRREEVLGRIDQIVKEWVKELTHRRGYSDLMMEDANALIFTFGSYRLGVHGPGADIDTLCVGPSYVNREEDFFIILRDILAEMEEVTDLQPVTDAHVPVMKFKFQGISIDLLYASISLLVVPQDLDISNSSVLSDVDEQTVRSLNGCRVADQILKLVPNFEHFRTTLRCMKYWAKRRGVYSNVTGFLGGVNWALLVARLCQLYPNAIPSMLVSRFFRVYTQWRWPNPVMLCAIEEDELGIPVWDPRKYHRDRYHLMPIITPAYPCMNSSYNVSQSTLRVMMEQFQYGNKICQDIELNKQHWSSLFEQYMFFEAYKNYLQVDVLAADAEDLLAWKGWVESRFRQLTLKIERDTNGMLMCHPQPNEYVDTSKQFRHCAFFMGLQRAEGVGGQECQQFDIRGTVDEFRQDVNMYMFWKPGMDVFVSHVRRRQLPPFVFPDGYKRFRQSKHQNQLGGEAGEPVESLSANVERHAKRKNDNELMDTRPEKPEKRASVSPPSVDVVSPECSAITTGGTPPIGIVSGPRAECLVTSDIGCSIPNVEVEAEKLINNSTEIINVSQNEHNSGSKQNVEVDNRSLVQGCRDPSVVVTCEGGQNKEKGRVVGSESINDTDKQRLPRRPNLKEDVDRVERESMLGEIADGVLQNGLCGRNLDHEGFLAAASLDSSGEHRNLHSDGLFKSGLSEELQTNNLLMGMGRPEDGASNRLGLKSIV; encoded by the exons ATGGTGGGAACTCAAGCTCTTAAAAGCTATGGAATCACGAAGCCGCTTTCTGTTTCTGGTCCTTCCGCGGCTGATTTGAAGCGTAATTTGGAGCTGGAGAAG TTTCTGGTTGATGAGGGGCTGTACGAGAGCAAGGAGGAAACCATGCGGAGAGAGGAAGTTCTTGGACGCATTGATCAG ATTGTAAAAGAGTGGGTGAAAGAGTTGACTCATCGGAGGGGATATTCAGATCTGATGATGGAGGACGCTAACGCTCTCATTTTCACTTTTGGATCTTACCGCCTTGGT GTGCACGGACCTGGGGCTGATATTGATACTTTATGTGTTGGCCCATCTTATGTCAACCGAGAG GAGGATTTCTTCATCATCTTGCGTGATATATTGGCTGAGATGGAAGAAGTTACTGACCTTCAACCTGTTACCGATGCCCATGTCCCTGTCATGAAATTTAAGTTCCAAGGAATATCGATTGATCTTCTCTATGCTAGCATATCACTTCTTGTTGTGCCACAG GATCTGGATATCTCAAACTCTTCTGTGCTTTCTGATGTTGATGAGCAAACTGTCCGCAGTCTCAATGGTTGTAGGGTTGCTGATCAAATTCTTAAACTCGTTCCAAATTTTGAG CACTTCCGGACAACATTAAGATGCATGAAGTACTGGGCTAAGAGGCGTGGGGTCTATTCAAAT GTTACTGGATTTCTTGGTGGCGTAAACTGGGCGCTTCTGGTTGCACGCCTGTGCCAGCTTTATCCAAATGCTATTCCTAGTATGTTGGTTTCTCGATTCTTTAGAGTGTATACACAATGGCGTTGGCCGAATCCAGTCATGCTTTGTGCAATAGAAGAGGATGAGCTTGGGATTCCTGTCTGGGATCCACGAAAGTATCACCGTGACCGCTATCATCTTATGCCAATAATAACTCCTGCTTACCCATGCATGAATTCTAGTTACAATGTCTCTCAAAGCACTCTTCGTGTTATGATGGAGCAATTCCAGTATGGTAACAAGATCTGTCAG GATATTGAGTTAAACAAACAACACTGGAGTTCCTTATTTGAGCAATATATGTTCTTCGAGGCATATAAAAATTACCTTCAGGTTGATGTACTAGCAGCAGATGCAGAAGATTTATTGGCTTGGAAGGGTTGGGTGGAGTCAAGGTTCCGGCAGCTGACCTTGAAG ATAGAACGAGACACAAATGGGATGTTAATGTGCCATCCTCAACCAAATGAGTATGTGGACACTTCCAAGCAGTTTCGACATTGTGCATTTTTCATGGGCTTGCAAAGGGCAGAAGGAGTTGGTGGCCAAGAGTGTCAACAGTTTGATATACGTGGAACCGTTGATGAGTTCAGGCAAGACGTAAACATGTATATGTTTTGGAAACCTGGGATGGACGTATTTGTTTCTCATGTTCGTAGACGGCAGCTTCCACCTTTTGTTTTTCCAGACGGATATAAAAGGTTTCGGCAATCcaagcaccagaatcaactaggCGGGGAAGCTGGTGAGCCGGTTGAATCTTTATCCGCCAATGTTGAGAGACATGCCAAGAGAAAAAACGATAATGAATTGATGGATACAAGACCAGAGAAACCTGAGAAGCGTGCATCTGTTAGTCCACCTAGTGTAGATGTAGTTTCTCCTGAATGTAGTGCTATCACAACTGGTGGCACTCCACCGATTGGCATTGTTTCAGGTCCTAGAGCCGAATGCTTAGTAACTAGTGATATTGGTTGCTCCATCCCTAATGTGGAAGTTGAGGCTGAAAAATTGATCAATAACAGCActgaaattataaatgtttctcAAAATGAGCATAACTCTGGTAGCAAGCAAAACGTGGAAGTGGATAATAGGTCTCTAGTTCAAGGCTGCCGTGATCCTAGTGTTGTGGTAACATGTGAAGGTGGGCAGAATAAAGAAAAAGGTCGTGTTGTGGGCTCTGAATCCATCAATGACACTGACAAGCAACGTCTTCCAAGGAGACCAAATCTGAAAGAGGATGTTGATAGAGTTGAGAGGGAATCCATGTTAGGAGAAATTGCTGATGGTGTTTTGCAGAATGGATTATGTGGGCGGAACCTTGATCATGAG GGTTTTTTGGCTGCTGCAAGTTTGGATTCATCTGGGGAACATAGAAACTTGCATTCAGATGGATTGTTTAAAAGTGGTTTGTCAGAAGAACTTCAG ACAAATAATTTACTCATGGGGATGGGGAGGCCGGAAGACGGAGCTAG CAACAGGTTGGGCTTGAAGTCGATAGTGTGA
- the LOC106400868 gene encoding nuclear poly(A) polymerase 2-like isoform X4 — protein sequence MVGTQALKSYGITKPLSVSGPSAADLKRNLELEKFLVDEGLYESKEETMRREEVLGRIDQIVKEWVKELTHRRGYSDLMMEDANALIFTFGSYRLGVHGPGADIDTLCVGPSYVNREEDFFIILRDILAEMEEVTDLQPVTDAHVPVMKFKFQGISIDLLYASISLLVVPQDLDISNSSVLSDVDEQTVRSLNGCRVADQILKLVPNFEHFRTTLRCMKYWAKRRGVYSNVTGFLGGVNWALLVARLCQLYPNAIPSMLVSRFFRVYTQWRWPNPVMLCAIEEDELGIPVWDPRKYHRDRYHLMPIITPAYPCMNSSYNVSQSTLRVMMEQFQYGNKICQDIELNKQHWSSLFEQYMFFEAYKNYLQVDVLAADAEDLLAWKGWVESRFRQLTLKIERDTNGMLMCHPQPNEYVDTSKQFRHCAFFMGLQRAEGVGGQECQQFDIRGTVDEFRQDVNMYMFWKPGMDVFVSHVRRRQLPPFVFPDGYKRFRQSKHQNQLGGEAGEPVESLSANVERHAKRKNDNELMDTRPEKPEKRASVSPPSVDVVSPECSAITTGGTPPIGIVSGPRAECLVTSDIGCSIPNVEVEAEKLINNSTEIINVSQNEHNSGSKQNVEVDNRSLVQGCRDPSVVVTCEGGQNKEKGRVVGSESINDTDKQRLPRRPNLKEDVDRVERESMLGEIADGVLQNGLCGRNLDHEGFLAAASLDSSGEHRNLHSDGLFKSGLSEELQTNNLLMGMGRPEDGASSNRLGLKSIV from the exons ATGGTGGGAACTCAAGCTCTTAAAAGCTATGGAATCACGAAGCCGCTTTCTGTTTCTGGTCCTTCCGCGGCTGATTTGAAGCGTAATTTGGAGCTGGAGAAG TTTCTGGTTGATGAGGGGCTGTACGAGAGCAAGGAGGAAACCATGCGGAGAGAGGAAGTTCTTGGACGCATTGATCAG ATTGTAAAAGAGTGGGTGAAAGAGTTGACTCATCGGAGGGGATATTCAGATCTGATGATGGAGGACGCTAACGCTCTCATTTTCACTTTTGGATCTTACCGCCTTGGT GTGCACGGACCTGGGGCTGATATTGATACTTTATGTGTTGGCCCATCTTATGTCAACCGAGAG GAGGATTTCTTCATCATCTTGCGTGATATATTGGCTGAGATGGAAGAAGTTACTGACCTTCAACCTGTTACCGATGCCCATGTCCCTGTCATGAAATTTAAGTTCCAAGGAATATCGATTGATCTTCTCTATGCTAGCATATCACTTCTTGTTGTGCCACAG GATCTGGATATCTCAAACTCTTCTGTGCTTTCTGATGTTGATGAGCAAACTGTCCGCAGTCTCAATGGTTGTAGGGTTGCTGATCAAATTCTTAAACTCGTTCCAAATTTTGAG CACTTCCGGACAACATTAAGATGCATGAAGTACTGGGCTAAGAGGCGTGGGGTCTATTCAAAT GTTACTGGATTTCTTGGTGGCGTAAACTGGGCGCTTCTGGTTGCACGCCTGTGCCAGCTTTATCCAAATGCTATTCCTAGTATGTTGGTTTCTCGATTCTTTAGAGTGTATACACAATGGCGTTGGCCGAATCCAGTCATGCTTTGTGCAATAGAAGAGGATGAGCTTGGGATTCCTGTCTGGGATCCACGAAAGTATCACCGTGACCGCTATCATCTTATGCCAATAATAACTCCTGCTTACCCATGCATGAATTCTAGTTACAATGTCTCTCAAAGCACTCTTCGTGTTATGATGGAGCAATTCCAGTATGGTAACAAGATCTGTCAG GATATTGAGTTAAACAAACAACACTGGAGTTCCTTATTTGAGCAATATATGTTCTTCGAGGCATATAAAAATTACCTTCAGGTTGATGTACTAGCAGCAGATGCAGAAGATTTATTGGCTTGGAAGGGTTGGGTGGAGTCAAGGTTCCGGCAGCTGACCTTGAAG ATAGAACGAGACACAAATGGGATGTTAATGTGCCATCCTCAACCAAATGAGTATGTGGACACTTCCAAGCAGTTTCGACATTGTGCATTTTTCATGGGCTTGCAAAGGGCAGAAGGAGTTGGTGGCCAAGAGTGTCAACAGTTTGATATACGTGGAACCGTTGATGAGTTCAGGCAAGACGTAAACATGTATATGTTTTGGAAACCTGGGATGGACGTATTTGTTTCTCATGTTCGTAGACGGCAGCTTCCACCTTTTGTTTTTCCAGACGGATATAAAAGGTTTCGGCAATCcaagcaccagaatcaactaggCGGGGAAGCTGGTGAGCCGGTTGAATCTTTATCCGCCAATGTTGAGAGACATGCCAAGAGAAAAAACGATAATGAATTGATGGATACAAGACCAGAGAAACCTGAGAAGCGTGCATCTGTTAGTCCACCTAGTGTAGATGTAGTTTCTCCTGAATGTAGTGCTATCACAACTGGTGGCACTCCACCGATTGGCATTGTTTCAGGTCCTAGAGCCGAATGCTTAGTAACTAGTGATATTGGTTGCTCCATCCCTAATGTGGAAGTTGAGGCTGAAAAATTGATCAATAACAGCActgaaattataaatgtttctcAAAATGAGCATAACTCTGGTAGCAAGCAAAACGTGGAAGTGGATAATAGGTCTCTAGTTCAAGGCTGCCGTGATCCTAGTGTTGTGGTAACATGTGAAGGTGGGCAGAATAAAGAAAAAGGTCGTGTTGTGGGCTCTGAATCCATCAATGACACTGACAAGCAACGTCTTCCAAGGAGACCAAATCTGAAAGAGGATGTTGATAGAGTTGAGAGGGAATCCATGTTAGGAGAAATTGCTGATGGTGTTTTGCAGAATGGATTATGTGGGCGGAACCTTGATCATGAG GGTTTTTTGGCTGCTGCAAGTTTGGATTCATCTGGGGAACATAGAAACTTGCATTCAGATGGATTGTTTAAAAGTGGTTTGTCAGAAGAACTTCAG ACAAATAATTTACTCATGGGGATGGGGAGGCCGGAAGACGGAGCTAG CAGCAACAGGTTGGGCTTGAAGTCGATAGTGTGA
- the LOC106400868 gene encoding nuclear poly(A) polymerase 2-like isoform X2, whose protein sequence is MVGTQALKSYGITKPLSVSGPSAADLKRNLELEKFLVDEGLYESKEETMRREEVLGRIDQIVKEWVKELTHRRGYSDLMMEDANALIFTFGSYRLGVHGPGADIDTLCVGPSYVNREEDFFIILRDILAEMEEVTDLQPVTDAHVPVMKFKFQGISIDLLYASISLLVVPQDLDISNSSVLSDVDEQTVRSLNGCRVADQILKLVPNFEHFRTTLRCMKYWAKRRGVYSNVTGFLGGVNWALLVARLCQLYPNAIPSMLVSRFFRVYTQWRWPNPVMLCAIEEDELGIPVWDPRKYHRDRYHLMPIITPAYPCMNSSYNVSQSTLRVMMEQFQYGNKICQDIELNKQHWSSLFEQYMFFEAYKNYLQVDVLAADAEDLLAWKGWVESRFRQLTLKIERDTNGMLMCHPQPNEYVDTSKQFRHCAFFMGLQRAEGVGGQECQQFDIRGTVDEFRQDVNMYMFWKPGMDVFVSHVRRRQLPPFVFPDGYKRFRQSKHQNQLGGEAGEPVESLSANVERHAKRKNDNELMDTRPEKPEKRASVSPPSVDVVSPECSAITTGGTPPIGIVSGPRAECLVTSDIGCSIPNVEVEAEKLINNSTEIINVSQNEHNSGSKQNVEVDNRSLVQGCRDPSVVVTCEGGQNKEKGRVVGSESINDTDKQRLPRRPNLKEDVDRVERESMLGEIADGVLQNGLCGRNLDHEGFLAAASLDSSGEHRNLHSDGLFKSGLSEELQTNNLLMGMGRPEDGARSESLQNSLMSSNRLGLKSIV, encoded by the exons ATGGTGGGAACTCAAGCTCTTAAAAGCTATGGAATCACGAAGCCGCTTTCTGTTTCTGGTCCTTCCGCGGCTGATTTGAAGCGTAATTTGGAGCTGGAGAAG TTTCTGGTTGATGAGGGGCTGTACGAGAGCAAGGAGGAAACCATGCGGAGAGAGGAAGTTCTTGGACGCATTGATCAG ATTGTAAAAGAGTGGGTGAAAGAGTTGACTCATCGGAGGGGATATTCAGATCTGATGATGGAGGACGCTAACGCTCTCATTTTCACTTTTGGATCTTACCGCCTTGGT GTGCACGGACCTGGGGCTGATATTGATACTTTATGTGTTGGCCCATCTTATGTCAACCGAGAG GAGGATTTCTTCATCATCTTGCGTGATATATTGGCTGAGATGGAAGAAGTTACTGACCTTCAACCTGTTACCGATGCCCATGTCCCTGTCATGAAATTTAAGTTCCAAGGAATATCGATTGATCTTCTCTATGCTAGCATATCACTTCTTGTTGTGCCACAG GATCTGGATATCTCAAACTCTTCTGTGCTTTCTGATGTTGATGAGCAAACTGTCCGCAGTCTCAATGGTTGTAGGGTTGCTGATCAAATTCTTAAACTCGTTCCAAATTTTGAG CACTTCCGGACAACATTAAGATGCATGAAGTACTGGGCTAAGAGGCGTGGGGTCTATTCAAAT GTTACTGGATTTCTTGGTGGCGTAAACTGGGCGCTTCTGGTTGCACGCCTGTGCCAGCTTTATCCAAATGCTATTCCTAGTATGTTGGTTTCTCGATTCTTTAGAGTGTATACACAATGGCGTTGGCCGAATCCAGTCATGCTTTGTGCAATAGAAGAGGATGAGCTTGGGATTCCTGTCTGGGATCCACGAAAGTATCACCGTGACCGCTATCATCTTATGCCAATAATAACTCCTGCTTACCCATGCATGAATTCTAGTTACAATGTCTCTCAAAGCACTCTTCGTGTTATGATGGAGCAATTCCAGTATGGTAACAAGATCTGTCAG GATATTGAGTTAAACAAACAACACTGGAGTTCCTTATTTGAGCAATATATGTTCTTCGAGGCATATAAAAATTACCTTCAGGTTGATGTACTAGCAGCAGATGCAGAAGATTTATTGGCTTGGAAGGGTTGGGTGGAGTCAAGGTTCCGGCAGCTGACCTTGAAG ATAGAACGAGACACAAATGGGATGTTAATGTGCCATCCTCAACCAAATGAGTATGTGGACACTTCCAAGCAGTTTCGACATTGTGCATTTTTCATGGGCTTGCAAAGGGCAGAAGGAGTTGGTGGCCAAGAGTGTCAACAGTTTGATATACGTGGAACCGTTGATGAGTTCAGGCAAGACGTAAACATGTATATGTTTTGGAAACCTGGGATGGACGTATTTGTTTCTCATGTTCGTAGACGGCAGCTTCCACCTTTTGTTTTTCCAGACGGATATAAAAGGTTTCGGCAATCcaagcaccagaatcaactaggCGGGGAAGCTGGTGAGCCGGTTGAATCTTTATCCGCCAATGTTGAGAGACATGCCAAGAGAAAAAACGATAATGAATTGATGGATACAAGACCAGAGAAACCTGAGAAGCGTGCATCTGTTAGTCCACCTAGTGTAGATGTAGTTTCTCCTGAATGTAGTGCTATCACAACTGGTGGCACTCCACCGATTGGCATTGTTTCAGGTCCTAGAGCCGAATGCTTAGTAACTAGTGATATTGGTTGCTCCATCCCTAATGTGGAAGTTGAGGCTGAAAAATTGATCAATAACAGCActgaaattataaatgtttctcAAAATGAGCATAACTCTGGTAGCAAGCAAAACGTGGAAGTGGATAATAGGTCTCTAGTTCAAGGCTGCCGTGATCCTAGTGTTGTGGTAACATGTGAAGGTGGGCAGAATAAAGAAAAAGGTCGTGTTGTGGGCTCTGAATCCATCAATGACACTGACAAGCAACGTCTTCCAAGGAGACCAAATCTGAAAGAGGATGTTGATAGAGTTGAGAGGGAATCCATGTTAGGAGAAATTGCTGATGGTGTTTTGCAGAATGGATTATGTGGGCGGAACCTTGATCATGAG GGTTTTTTGGCTGCTGCAAGTTTGGATTCATCTGGGGAACATAGAAACTTGCATTCAGATGGATTGTTTAAAAGTGGTTTGTCAGAAGAACTTCAG ACAAATAATTTACTCATGGGGATGGGGAGGCCGGAAGACGGAGCTAGGTCAGAATCTTTGCAGAATTCACTGATGAG CAGCAACAGGTTGGGCTTGAAGTCGATAGTGTGA
- the LOC106400868 gene encoding nuclear poly(A) polymerase 2-like isoform X3: MVGTQALKSYGITKPLSVSGPSAADLKRNLELEKFLVDEGLYESKEETMRREEVLGRIDQIVKEWVKELTHRRGYSDLMMEDANALIFTFGSYRLGVHGPGADIDTLCVGPSYVNREEDFFIILRDILAEMEEVTDLQPVTDAHVPVMKFKFQGISIDLLYASISLLVVPQDLDISNSSVLSDVDEQTVRSLNGCRVADQILKLVPNFEHFRTTLRCMKYWAKRRGVYSNVTGFLGGVNWALLVARLCQLYPNAIPSMLVSRFFRVYTQWRWPNPVMLCAIEEDELGIPVWDPRKYHRDRYHLMPIITPAYPCMNSSYNVSQSTLRVMMEQFQYGNKICQDIELNKQHWSSLFEQYMFFEAYKNYLQVDVLAADAEDLLAWKGWVESRFRQLTLKIERDTNGMLMCHPQPNEYVDTSKQFRHCAFFMGLQRAEGVGGQECQQFDIRGTVDEFRQDVNMYMFWKPGMDVFVSHVRRRQLPPFVFPDGYKRFRQSKHQNQLGGEAGEPVESLSANVERHAKRKNDNELMDTRPEKPEKRASVSPPSVDVVSPECSAITTGGTPPIGIVSGPRAECLVTSDIGCSIPNVEVEAEKLINNSTEIINVSQNEHNSGSKQNVEVDNRSLVQGCRDPSVVVTCEGGQNKEKGRVVGSESINDTDKQRLPRRPNLKEDVDRVERESMLGEIADGVLQNGLCGRNLDHEGFLAAASLDSSGEHRNLHSDGLFKSGLSEELQTNNLLMGMGRPEDGARSESLQNSLMSNRLGLKSIV; encoded by the exons ATGGTGGGAACTCAAGCTCTTAAAAGCTATGGAATCACGAAGCCGCTTTCTGTTTCTGGTCCTTCCGCGGCTGATTTGAAGCGTAATTTGGAGCTGGAGAAG TTTCTGGTTGATGAGGGGCTGTACGAGAGCAAGGAGGAAACCATGCGGAGAGAGGAAGTTCTTGGACGCATTGATCAG ATTGTAAAAGAGTGGGTGAAAGAGTTGACTCATCGGAGGGGATATTCAGATCTGATGATGGAGGACGCTAACGCTCTCATTTTCACTTTTGGATCTTACCGCCTTGGT GTGCACGGACCTGGGGCTGATATTGATACTTTATGTGTTGGCCCATCTTATGTCAACCGAGAG GAGGATTTCTTCATCATCTTGCGTGATATATTGGCTGAGATGGAAGAAGTTACTGACCTTCAACCTGTTACCGATGCCCATGTCCCTGTCATGAAATTTAAGTTCCAAGGAATATCGATTGATCTTCTCTATGCTAGCATATCACTTCTTGTTGTGCCACAG GATCTGGATATCTCAAACTCTTCTGTGCTTTCTGATGTTGATGAGCAAACTGTCCGCAGTCTCAATGGTTGTAGGGTTGCTGATCAAATTCTTAAACTCGTTCCAAATTTTGAG CACTTCCGGACAACATTAAGATGCATGAAGTACTGGGCTAAGAGGCGTGGGGTCTATTCAAAT GTTACTGGATTTCTTGGTGGCGTAAACTGGGCGCTTCTGGTTGCACGCCTGTGCCAGCTTTATCCAAATGCTATTCCTAGTATGTTGGTTTCTCGATTCTTTAGAGTGTATACACAATGGCGTTGGCCGAATCCAGTCATGCTTTGTGCAATAGAAGAGGATGAGCTTGGGATTCCTGTCTGGGATCCACGAAAGTATCACCGTGACCGCTATCATCTTATGCCAATAATAACTCCTGCTTACCCATGCATGAATTCTAGTTACAATGTCTCTCAAAGCACTCTTCGTGTTATGATGGAGCAATTCCAGTATGGTAACAAGATCTGTCAG GATATTGAGTTAAACAAACAACACTGGAGTTCCTTATTTGAGCAATATATGTTCTTCGAGGCATATAAAAATTACCTTCAGGTTGATGTACTAGCAGCAGATGCAGAAGATTTATTGGCTTGGAAGGGTTGGGTGGAGTCAAGGTTCCGGCAGCTGACCTTGAAG ATAGAACGAGACACAAATGGGATGTTAATGTGCCATCCTCAACCAAATGAGTATGTGGACACTTCCAAGCAGTTTCGACATTGTGCATTTTTCATGGGCTTGCAAAGGGCAGAAGGAGTTGGTGGCCAAGAGTGTCAACAGTTTGATATACGTGGAACCGTTGATGAGTTCAGGCAAGACGTAAACATGTATATGTTTTGGAAACCTGGGATGGACGTATTTGTTTCTCATGTTCGTAGACGGCAGCTTCCACCTTTTGTTTTTCCAGACGGATATAAAAGGTTTCGGCAATCcaagcaccagaatcaactaggCGGGGAAGCTGGTGAGCCGGTTGAATCTTTATCCGCCAATGTTGAGAGACATGCCAAGAGAAAAAACGATAATGAATTGATGGATACAAGACCAGAGAAACCTGAGAAGCGTGCATCTGTTAGTCCACCTAGTGTAGATGTAGTTTCTCCTGAATGTAGTGCTATCACAACTGGTGGCACTCCACCGATTGGCATTGTTTCAGGTCCTAGAGCCGAATGCTTAGTAACTAGTGATATTGGTTGCTCCATCCCTAATGTGGAAGTTGAGGCTGAAAAATTGATCAATAACAGCActgaaattataaatgtttctcAAAATGAGCATAACTCTGGTAGCAAGCAAAACGTGGAAGTGGATAATAGGTCTCTAGTTCAAGGCTGCCGTGATCCTAGTGTTGTGGTAACATGTGAAGGTGGGCAGAATAAAGAAAAAGGTCGTGTTGTGGGCTCTGAATCCATCAATGACACTGACAAGCAACGTCTTCCAAGGAGACCAAATCTGAAAGAGGATGTTGATAGAGTTGAGAGGGAATCCATGTTAGGAGAAATTGCTGATGGTGTTTTGCAGAATGGATTATGTGGGCGGAACCTTGATCATGAG GGTTTTTTGGCTGCTGCAAGTTTGGATTCATCTGGGGAACATAGAAACTTGCATTCAGATGGATTGTTTAAAAGTGGTTTGTCAGAAGAACTTCAG ACAAATAATTTACTCATGGGGATGGGGAGGCCGGAAGACGGAGCTAGGTCAGAATCTTTGCAGAATTCACTGATGAG CAACAGGTTGGGCTTGAAGTCGATAGTGTGA